From a region of the Verrucomicrobiota bacterium genome:
- a CDS encoding type II toxin-antitoxin system VapC family toxin, protein MNLVFADTWFYLAILNRADPNHPRAVAASRSERRHRVTTDFVLVEVGDALSKTGNRDVFTRFHYWIQTHSGTTVIPASRQLLEDGLHLYRYRRDKDWPLTDCMSFVVMDDEGISDALTGDRHFEQAGFKALLK, encoded by the coding sequence ATGAACCTGGTGTTTGCCGACACGTGGTTCTATCTGGCCATCCTCAATCGGGCGGATCCCAATCATCCGCGCGCGGTGGCGGCCAGCCGGTCGGAACGCCGGCATCGCGTCACCACGGATTTCGTGCTGGTGGAGGTGGGGGACGCCTTGAGCAAGACGGGTAATCGCGATGTGTTCACGCGTTTCCACTATTGGATTCAAACGCACTCCGGCACGACAGTGATACCCGCCTCGCGCCAGCTTCTGGAGGACGGACTGCATCTCTACCGGTATCGCCGCGACAAGGACTGGCCGCTGACTGATTGCATGTCATTCGTCGTGATGGACGATGAGGGAATCAGTGACGCGCTCACTGGCGACCGGCATTTCGAGCAGGCGGGCTTCAAGGCGCTGCTCAAGTAG